In a single window of the Anguilla rostrata isolate EN2019 chromosome 4, ASM1855537v3, whole genome shotgun sequence genome:
- the ctdspla gene encoding CTD (carboxy-terminal domain, RNA polymerase II, polypeptide A) small phosphatase-like a isoform X5 has product MAARPRAPDSDLPSQPWPSVQSPIWLGDDRDPPLVVSHARAEHPPAQNLLPEMTISDYGKNCVVIDLDETLVHSSFKPISNADFIVPVEIDGTVHQVYVLKRPHVDEFLQKMGELFECVLFTASLAKYADPVADLLDQWGVFRARLFRESCVFHRGNYVKDLSRLGRELSKVIIVDNSPASYIFHPENAVPVQSWFDDMTDTELLDLIPFFEALSKEDDIYSVLQTLRAR; this is encoded by the exons ATGGCCGCTCGTCCCCGGGCTCCGGACTCTGACCTTCCCTCCCAGCCCTGGCCCTCTGTCCAATCCCCCATTTGGCTCGGAGACGACCGGGATCCGCCGCTCGTTGTGTCGCACGCTCGGGCTGAACAC CCCCCAGCCCAGAACCTCCTGCCTGAGATGACCATATCTGACTACGGCAAGAACTGCGTGGTTATCGACTTGGACGAAACCTTGGTGCACAGCTCTTTCAAG cCCATTAGTAACGCCGATTTCATCGTTCCCGTGGAGATCGATGGCACCGTTCACCAG GTGTACGTGCTGAAACGGCCCCACGTGGATGAGTTTCTGCAGAAGATGGGGGAGCTGTTTGAATGCGTGCTCTTCACCGCTAGCCTAGCCAAG TACGCGGACCCCGTGGCGGACTTGTTGGATCAGTGGGGGGTGTTCCGCGCCAGGCTCTTCAGAGAGTCCTGCGTGTTCCACCGGGGGAACTACGTCAAAGACCTCAGCCGCCTGGGACGGGAGCTGAGCAAGGTCATCATCGTGGACAACTCGCCCGCATCATACATTTTCCATCCCGAAAATGCG GTCCCTGTGCAGTCATGGTTTGACGACATGACGGACACCGAGCTCCTGGACTTGATCCCTTTCTTCGAAGCGCTGAGCAAAGAGGACGAtatttacagtgtgttacagaccCTGAGAGCCAGGTAG